A stretch of Myceligenerans xiligouense DNA encodes these proteins:
- a CDS encoding glycoside hydrolase family 9 protein → MQTRKQRGRPMAAAATALALAGVVLSPVTAQAEDGTELLTNPTFDGTLDPWWASEGVEFTEAPDGTLCGVVPGGGNQWDVIVGQGGVPVTAGDTFTISVTAAASPEASARVMVPDPETEWPPLYYADITLRADGQTFTEAFDIAADAESEVQLQLGGNAEDFELCLDEVSLLTGGEVEEYEPETGPRVRVNQVGYLPDGPKNATLVTDATSPVAWELRDSAGTAVASGETTPEGTDPSAGLNVHTVDFSGVDATGDGFVLAADGEESYPFEISATIYDQLRADSLGIYYTQRSGQEIVPVEVDGEQLKTEYARPAGHVSEAGGDDVNQGDVNVPCLPPEGAVDNSGNAQLGGDDHYGENGWACPEGYAIDASGGWYDAGDHGKYVVNSGISVYQLLSTYERSLYADTVSDGALGDSTLVIPERDNGVPDVLDEVRHNLDWMLSMQVDDGVEMTIDGEQYDAGGLAHHKLHDIAWTGMNLLPHEDPMPRYVHRPSTAATLNLAAAAAQGARLYADHDQAYADELLDAARRAWDAASAHPDIIAPDTNSLDPNPGGGPYNDSSVGDEFYWAAAQLFLTTGETEFADAVQSSPYHVGGAEGDIWRATGFDWGFTAAAARLDLATVPNALPGRDAVVDSVIEGADRHVATQQDEPFGHAYDPGDYDWGSNHQVINNAVIIATAYDLTGEAQYRDAALETFDYVLGRNALNNSYVKGYGTQFSQNMHNRWMASADRLPPHPDGMLAAGPNSAIQDPIAQEKLQGCAPQFCYIDEVDSWSTNEMTINWNAPLSWFASWADDVANAGGDVIADACTAELTVHSDWGSGFHATVRVTAGDAPLSGWTTSFDLGQATLANGWNAEFSTSGSQVTASDAGWNGTMAEGGSTEFGFVGSGAPPSSIPVACSAG, encoded by the coding sequence GTGCAGACCAGAAAGCAACGCGGCCGTCCGATGGCCGCGGCCGCGACAGCACTAGCCCTCGCGGGGGTGGTGCTCTCGCCGGTCACGGCGCAGGCCGAGGACGGCACCGAACTTCTGACCAACCCCACCTTCGACGGCACCCTGGACCCCTGGTGGGCCTCCGAGGGCGTCGAGTTCACCGAGGCGCCCGACGGCACCCTGTGCGGCGTCGTCCCGGGCGGCGGCAACCAGTGGGACGTGATCGTCGGCCAGGGCGGGGTCCCCGTGACCGCGGGCGACACCTTCACCATCAGCGTGACCGCCGCGGCCTCCCCCGAGGCGTCGGCCCGCGTGATGGTCCCGGACCCGGAGACCGAGTGGCCGCCCCTCTACTACGCGGACATCACCCTCCGGGCGGACGGCCAGACGTTCACCGAGGCGTTCGACATCGCGGCCGACGCCGAGAGCGAGGTCCAGCTCCAGCTCGGCGGCAACGCCGAGGACTTCGAGCTGTGCCTGGACGAGGTCTCGCTGCTCACCGGCGGTGAGGTCGAGGAGTACGAGCCCGAGACCGGCCCGCGGGTGCGGGTCAACCAGGTCGGCTATCTCCCCGACGGCCCGAAGAACGCCACCCTGGTGACGGACGCGACCTCGCCGGTCGCCTGGGAGCTGCGGGACTCCGCCGGGACCGCCGTCGCCTCGGGCGAGACGACGCCGGAGGGCACCGACCCGTCGGCCGGCCTGAACGTGCACACGGTCGACTTCTCCGGCGTCGACGCCACGGGCGACGGCTTCGTGCTCGCCGCCGACGGCGAGGAGTCGTACCCGTTCGAGATCAGCGCGACCATCTACGACCAGCTGCGCGCGGACTCCCTGGGCATCTACTACACCCAGCGGTCCGGGCAGGAGATCGTGCCGGTGGAGGTCGACGGCGAGCAGCTGAAGACCGAGTACGCGCGACCCGCCGGGCACGTGTCCGAGGCCGGCGGCGACGACGTCAACCAGGGTGACGTGAACGTCCCCTGCCTGCCGCCCGAGGGCGCCGTCGACAACAGCGGCAACGCGCAGCTCGGCGGCGACGACCACTACGGGGAGAACGGCTGGGCCTGCCCCGAGGGGTATGCCATCGACGCGTCGGGCGGCTGGTACGACGCCGGTGACCACGGCAAGTACGTCGTGAACTCCGGCATCTCCGTGTACCAGCTCCTGTCCACCTACGAACGCAGCCTGTACGCGGACACCGTCTCCGACGGCGCGCTCGGTGACTCCACCCTGGTCATCCCCGAGCGGGACAACGGCGTGCCGGACGTCCTCGACGAGGTGCGGCACAACCTCGACTGGATGCTCAGCATGCAGGTGGACGACGGCGTGGAGATGACCATCGACGGCGAGCAGTACGACGCCGGCGGCCTGGCGCACCACAAGCTGCACGACATCGCCTGGACCGGCATGAACCTCCTGCCGCACGAGGACCCGATGCCGCGCTACGTGCACCGGCCCTCGACGGCGGCCACGCTCAACCTCGCCGCCGCCGCGGCGCAGGGTGCCCGCCTGTACGCGGACCACGACCAGGCCTACGCGGACGAGCTGCTCGACGCCGCACGCCGGGCCTGGGACGCGGCGTCCGCGCACCCGGACATCATCGCCCCCGACACGAACAGCCTCGACCCCAACCCCGGTGGGGGCCCGTACAACGACAGCAGCGTCGGCGACGAGTTCTACTGGGCCGCCGCGCAGCTCTTCCTCACCACGGGTGAGACCGAGTTCGCCGACGCCGTGCAGTCCTCGCCGTACCACGTGGGCGGCGCAGAGGGCGACATCTGGCGGGCCACCGGCTTCGACTGGGGCTTCACCGCGGCGGCCGCCCGGCTCGACCTGGCCACCGTGCCGAACGCGCTGCCCGGCCGGGACGCCGTCGTCGACTCCGTGATCGAGGGGGCGGACCGGCACGTCGCCACCCAGCAGGACGAGCCGTTCGGTCACGCCTACGACCCGGGCGACTACGACTGGGGCTCGAACCACCAGGTCATCAACAACGCCGTGATCATCGCCACGGCGTACGACCTGACGGGCGAGGCGCAGTACCGCGACGCGGCGCTGGAGACGTTCGACTACGTCCTGGGCCGCAACGCGCTCAACAACTCGTACGTCAAGGGCTACGGGACCCAGTTCAGCCAGAACATGCACAACCGGTGGATGGCCTCGGCCGACAGGCTGCCCCCGCACCCGGACGGCATGCTCGCGGCCGGTCCGAACTCGGCCATCCAGGACCCGATCGCCCAGGAGAAGCTGCAGGGCTGCGCCCCGCAGTTCTGCTACATCGACGAGGTCGACTCGTGGTCGACCAACGAGATGACGATCAACTGGAACGCCCCGCTGAGCTGGTTCGCCTCGTGGGCCGACGACGTGGCCAACGCCGGCGGCGACGTGATCGCCGACGCCTGCACGGCCGAGCTCACCGTGCACAGCGACTGGGGCAGCGGATTCCACGCCACCGTCCGGGTCACCGCCGGTGACGCGCCGCTGTCCGGCTGGACCACGTCGTTCGACCTGGGGCAGGCCACCCTGGCGAACGGCTGGAACGCCGAGTTCAGCACGTCCGGTTCGCAGGTGACCGCGTCCGACGCCGGCTGGAACGGGACCATGGCGGAGGGCGGCTCGACGGAGTTCGGCTTCGTCGGGAGCGGCGCACCGCCGTCGTCCATCCCGGTCGCCTGCTCGGCGGGCTGA
- a CDS encoding cellulose binding domain-containing protein, with amino-acid sequence MRSDRTRRILLVGAAVAALGAGALPVLGSGPAAAEDGCQVDYDIVNSWGGGFQADVTLTAGEPVDGWDITWEFPAGTTVSSAWNVDWSQSGTSFTGSDVGWNAAVGAGESVRVFGFVGSGSAAAPEAISVNGTLCDGQTGPSPDPTPTPTPTPTPTPTPTPTDDPTTPPDGPVRIMPLGDSITGSPGCWRGNLWQHVTDAGYDVDFVGSQYAGCAPAGADLDNEGHGGALVTNVTANGQSRAWLEQNTPDVVLLHFGTNDVWSNVPPGQILDAYTSIVTDLRDLNPDATVLVAQIIPLAPDASFGCADCPQRAVDLNAEIPGWATSLSTEESPIVVVDQWTGFDPATDTDDGVHPNDSGNVKIAARWFEALDDVLG; translated from the coding sequence ATGCGATCAGATCGAACGCGAAGAATCCTGCTCGTCGGCGCGGCAGTCGCCGCGCTCGGCGCCGGTGCCCTGCCGGTGCTCGGATCCGGCCCGGCCGCCGCCGAGGACGGCTGCCAGGTCGACTACGACATCGTGAACAGCTGGGGCGGCGGATTCCAGGCCGACGTCACGCTCACGGCCGGCGAGCCCGTCGACGGGTGGGACATCACGTGGGAGTTCCCCGCCGGCACCACCGTCAGCAGCGCCTGGAACGTGGACTGGAGCCAGAGCGGCACCTCCTTCACCGGCTCCGACGTCGGCTGGAACGCCGCCGTCGGAGCAGGCGAGAGCGTCCGGGTGTTCGGCTTCGTGGGATCGGGGAGCGCCGCGGCGCCCGAGGCGATCTCCGTCAACGGCACCCTCTGCGACGGGCAGACCGGCCCCTCGCCGGACCCGACCCCGACCCCGACCCCGACCCCGACCCCGACCCCGACCCCGACCCCGACCGACGATCCGACCACGCCCCCGGACGGCCCGGTCCGGATCATGCCGCTGGGTGACTCGATCACCGGCAGTCCCGGCTGCTGGCGGGGGAACCTGTGGCAGCACGTGACCGACGCCGGGTACGACGTCGACTTCGTCGGGTCGCAGTACGCGGGGTGCGCCCCGGCGGGTGCCGACCTCGACAACGAGGGGCACGGCGGAGCCCTGGTCACCAACGTCACGGCGAACGGCCAGTCCCGCGCCTGGCTGGAGCAGAACACCCCGGACGTCGTCCTGCTGCACTTCGGCACCAACGACGTGTGGTCGAACGTCCCGCCGGGCCAGATCCTCGACGCCTACACGTCGATCGTGACCGACCTGCGCGACCTCAACCCGGACGCCACGGTCCTGGTCGCGCAGATCATCCCGCTCGCGCCGGACGCCTCCTTCGGCTGTGCCGACTGCCCGCAACGGGCCGTCGATCTCAACGCCGAGATCCCCGGCTGGGCGACGAGCCTGTCGACCGAGGAGTCGCCGATCGTCGTCGTCGACCAGTGGACCGGCTTCGACCCCGCGACCGACACCGACGACGGCGTCCACCCGAACGACTCCGGCAACGTGAAGATCGCCGCACGCTGGTTCGAGGCCCTGGACGACGTCCTCGGCTGA
- a CDS encoding LacI family DNA-binding transcriptional regulator, whose amino-acid sequence MARADSGATARPAPGGPTIATIAREVGVSVPTVSKVLNGRADVAAATRARVEAALEKHQYRRRRAVSAHTASGLIDLVFHRLGSAWSMEIIRGVEVAAGAHRVSVILSELGGEHRPPQDWLDMTMTRPPLGVLLVAANLTAAQHQQLDRRSIPYVVIDTDGEPPADVPSVGSDNWNGGLLATRHLLGLGHRRIACISGPGDMLCSRARLDGFRSAHEEAGVAHDPSLVANGNFYVEAGYEQGLRMLSAPDRPTAIFAGSDMQAIGVLRAAHELGLSVPRDLSVVGYDDLPLASWVWPPLTTVRQPLTEMGAAATRMLFEMAAGRAPAVTRLNLATDLVLRESTAPPPR is encoded by the coding sequence ATGGCCCGAGCAGACTCCGGGGCGACGGCGAGGCCGGCGCCAGGTGGCCCGACCATCGCCACGATCGCCCGCGAGGTCGGCGTGTCCGTGCCGACCGTGTCGAAGGTCCTGAACGGGCGGGCCGACGTCGCCGCGGCGACCCGCGCACGGGTGGAGGCTGCCCTCGAGAAGCACCAGTACCGCCGTCGCCGGGCCGTCTCCGCGCACACGGCGTCGGGCCTGATCGATCTGGTCTTCCACCGGCTCGGGTCCGCGTGGTCGATGGAGATCATCCGCGGTGTCGAGGTCGCCGCCGGGGCGCATCGCGTCAGCGTGATCCTGTCCGAGCTCGGAGGCGAGCATCGTCCCCCGCAGGACTGGCTCGACATGACCATGACCCGCCCGCCCCTGGGCGTCCTGCTCGTCGCGGCCAACCTGACCGCCGCCCAGCACCAGCAGCTCGACCGGCGCTCGATCCCCTACGTCGTCATCGACACCGACGGGGAGCCGCCGGCCGACGTGCCGTCGGTGGGCTCCGACAACTGGAACGGCGGGCTGCTCGCGACGCGGCACCTGCTCGGGCTGGGGCACCGCCGGATCGCCTGCATCTCCGGGCCGGGCGACATGCTCTGCAGCCGGGCACGGCTCGACGGGTTCCGGTCGGCCCACGAGGAGGCCGGGGTCGCCCACGACCCGTCGCTCGTGGCGAACGGCAACTTCTACGTGGAGGCGGGGTACGAGCAGGGCCTGCGGATGCTGTCGGCGCCCGACCGGCCGACGGCGATCTTCGCGGGGTCCGACATGCAGGCCATCGGCGTGCTGCGGGCCGCGCACGAACTGGGCCTGAGCGTGCCCCGTGACCTGTCCGTGGTGGGGTACGACGACCTGCCGCTGGCCTCCTGGGTGTGGCCGCCGCTCACGACGGTCCGCCAGCCCCTCACGGAGATGGGCGCCGCCGCGACCCGCATGCTCTTCGAGATGGCGGCGGGCCGGGCTCCGGCGGTCACCCGCCTCAATCTCGCGACGGACCTGGTCCTCCGGGAGTCGACGGCGCCGCCGCCGAGGTAG
- a CDS encoding carbohydrate ABC transporter permease, protein MVTTDVPDIARVREVPRTVKDTASYTVFRVVNACVLLIICGVTLYPFVNLAAKAFSSQGYIMAGQVNLWPRGFNLTTLEWLAQQERFWTGYGNTIIQTVGGTTIAMVLTTTMAYALAKKHLKGRGIVVAMVVVTMFFNGGLIPNYLLITNLGFKNTVWAIIIPNAISAFNLLVMKAFFENFPSELEEAAAIDGMTTYGIFFRIVLPLSKAVIATMILFYAVFFWNSWFPAMLYLSDADLQPVTLYLRNLLAGASGAGREAGMEEVQIGSNLKAVTMLLTVVPIIAVYPFVQKYFVTGVMLGSVKG, encoded by the coding sequence GTGGTGACCACCGACGTCCCCGACATCGCCCGCGTCCGGGAGGTTCCCCGGACCGTCAAGGACACCGCGAGCTACACCGTGTTCCGCGTCGTCAACGCCTGCGTGCTGCTGATCATCTGCGGGGTCACCCTGTACCCGTTCGTGAACCTGGCGGCGAAGGCGTTCAGCTCGCAGGGCTACATCATGGCCGGGCAGGTCAATCTCTGGCCGCGCGGCTTCAACCTCACGACCCTGGAGTGGCTGGCGCAGCAGGAACGCTTCTGGACGGGGTACGGAAACACGATCATCCAGACCGTCGGCGGCACGACGATCGCGATGGTGCTGACCACGACGATGGCCTACGCCCTGGCCAAGAAGCATCTCAAGGGGCGGGGGATCGTGGTCGCGATGGTCGTGGTCACGATGTTCTTCAACGGTGGCCTGATCCCCAACTACCTGCTTATCACGAACCTCGGGTTCAAGAACACGGTCTGGGCGATCATCATCCCGAACGCCATCAGTGCGTTCAATCTCCTGGTGATGAAGGCCTTCTTCGAGAACTTCCCCAGCGAGCTGGAGGAAGCCGCGGCCATCGACGGGATGACGACCTACGGGATCTTCTTCCGGATCGTGCTGCCGCTGTCCAAGGCCGTCATCGCCACGATGATCCTGTTCTACGCCGTCTTCTTCTGGAACTCCTGGTTCCCCGCGATGCTCTACCTGAGCGACGCCGACCTCCAGCCGGTCACCCTCTACCTGCGCAACCTGCTGGCGGGGGCGTCGGGCGCCGGGCGGGAAGCAGGCATGGAGGAGGTCCAGATCGGATCGAACCTCAAGGCCGTGACGATGCTGCTGACGGTCGTCCCGATCATCGCCGTCTACCCGTTCGTCCAGAAGTACTTCGTGACCGGCGTGATGCTCGGCTCCGTCAAGGGCTGA
- a CDS encoding ABC transporter permease, whose product MAPETGTVETVPPARGDDPPAGAPAASRGGGSRPPQQVRNKDTWARALRRDWRLYTFLILPIIYLLIFRYTPMAGNVVAFRRFRPGGSMFGDEWVGLYYFQAFIQDPKFWEVFLNTVILGALTLIVVFPLPIVLALMLNELRSRRFKKFAQTITYLPHFMSMVIVAGFVFELTAINGTINQIISGLGSDPISFMQKAEWFRQIYVSSEIWQTVGFGTILYLAALTTIDDQLYEAARIDGANRWQQTWHITLPGIRPTIVVLLILNIGTFMAVGFEKVLLLYNPLTYPTADVIATYLYRVGINSGSFSYAAAIGLFEAVIGLTLVLSANLIAKRTVGASLW is encoded by the coding sequence ATGGCACCAGAAACGGGGACGGTCGAGACCGTGCCACCGGCCCGCGGAGACGATCCGCCCGCCGGCGCGCCGGCCGCGTCACGCGGCGGCGGCTCACGGCCGCCACAGCAAGTACGGAACAAGGACACGTGGGCACGCGCGCTGCGCAGGGACTGGCGCCTCTACACCTTCCTGATCCTGCCGATCATCTACCTGCTCATCTTCCGGTACACGCCCATGGCCGGGAACGTCGTGGCGTTCCGCCGCTTCCGGCCGGGTGGCTCGATGTTCGGCGACGAGTGGGTCGGGCTCTACTACTTCCAGGCGTTCATCCAGGACCCGAAGTTCTGGGAGGTGTTCCTCAACACGGTGATCCTCGGGGCGCTCACCCTGATCGTCGTGTTCCCGCTGCCGATCGTGCTGGCGCTGATGCTCAACGAGCTGCGCTCGCGCCGGTTCAAGAAGTTCGCGCAGACCATCACCTACCTGCCGCACTTCATGTCGATGGTCATCGTGGCGGGGTTCGTCTTCGAGCTCACCGCGATCAACGGCACGATCAACCAGATCATCTCCGGCCTCGGCAGCGACCCGATCTCCTTCATGCAGAAGGCGGAGTGGTTCCGCCAGATCTACGTCTCCTCGGAGATCTGGCAGACGGTCGGCTTCGGCACGATCCTCTACCTCGCCGCGCTGACCACGATCGACGACCAGCTCTACGAGGCCGCCCGGATCGACGGCGCGAACCGCTGGCAGCAGACGTGGCACATCACGCTGCCGGGCATTCGTCCGACGATCGTCGTGCTGCTCATCCTGAACATCGGCACGTTCATGGCGGTCGGCTTCGAGAAGGTCCTGCTGCTCTACAACCCCCTCACGTACCCGACGGCGGACGTCATCGCGACCTACCTGTACCGCGTGGGTATCAACAGCGGGTCGTTCTCGTACGCGGCCGCCATCGGCCTGTTCGAAGCAGTGATCGGCCTGACCCTTGTCCTGTCCGCGAACCTGATCGCGAAGCGCACGGTAGGAGCTTCCCTGTGGTGA